GGAGATAACGGAGGCGGGACATGAGTCAACAAAATTCTTACACCACCGAAGAAATAGCGAAAATTTTACGTATTTCCAAGCTGACGGTCTACGATCTCATAAAAAAAGGAGAGCTGCCCGCATATCGCGTCGGTCGGCAAATGCGCGTAGACGAAAGTGATCTGGAAGCGTACAAGGCGAAGGCAAAGGGAGTATACAGACAAGCCTCAGCCGTCAGCATCCCGCAGACAGAACAAGCCCAACAATCGGCACGATATGAGCAGACTGGTACAGGCCGCAATATCATTATTAGCGGGCAGGATGTGAGCTTGGACCTACTGGCGGGGCATTTGGAGAAAAAGGATGAGGCATACCGACCGCTTCGCTCGTACGTGGGCTCACTGAACAGCCTCGTGGCAATGTATACGGGTAAGGCTGATATCGTCAGCACGCACTTGTACGATGGGGATACCAATGAATACAATGTCCCGTATATTCGTCGCATTTTGTGTGGGCATCGTTTTGTTGTCATCAATATGTTGTCACGTTGGGCCGGATTCTACGTCCAGGCAGGCAATCCAAAACAGATCAAAGCATGGAGCGATTTTACGAAGCCGGGCATTCGCATGGTCAATCGGGAAAAAGGGTCCGGTGCACGCACGTTGATTGAAGAGCAGTTTCGACTGGCAAAGATAGCGGGGAGTGACGTGATTGGCTATGAACGGGAAGAGTCCAATCATCTGGCTGTCGCAGGAGTAGTAGCCCGGCGCGAAGCAGATGTAGGAGTGGGCATTGAAAAGGCGGCTTCACTCGTGGGAGTGGAGTTTGTCCCAACTGTGCGTGAGCGATATGACCTCGTCTTGTTGAAAAACAAGGACAACGAGCAGCTCATTCAGGCTGTTCTTGATGTTCTCGGGTCGCGTCCATTTCAAAAGGAATTAGAAGCAGTCGGGGGCTATGATCTTAGCCAGACCGGAAAAATTATGTACGAAACCTGGTAAATGCTAAAGAAAGCTGCCAATCATTACGATACAATGAGTGGCGGCTTTTTTTATTTTCAGCAGATACAGATCATTGTCAAATATGGCGGTTTCTCTACAGAATCTCCTGAATTTCTACTCAGTTTGACTTATATTTGCTACAATGAAACAAAAACATTTA
The window above is part of the Brevibacillus brevis NBRC 100599 genome. Proteins encoded here:
- a CDS encoding helix-turn-helix transcriptional regulator, producing the protein MSQQNSYTTEEIAKILRISKLTVYDLIKKGELPAYRVGRQMRVDESDLEAYKAKAKGVYRQASAVSIPQTEQAQQSARYEQTGTGRNIIISGQDVSLDLLAGHLEKKDEAYRPLRSYVGSLNSLVAMYTGKADIVSTHLYDGDTNEYNVPYIRRILCGHRFVVINMLSRWAGFYVQAGNPKQIKAWSDFTKPGIRMVNREKGSGARTLIEEQFRLAKIAGSDVIGYEREESNHLAVAGVVARREADVGVGIEKAASLVGVEFVPTVRERYDLVLLKNKDNEQLIQAVLDVLGSRPFQKELEAVGGYDLSQTGKIMYETW